A region of Rhizobium indicum DNA encodes the following proteins:
- a CDS encoding S8 family peptidase: MARAQQPARPRRKSEGNIQENLVKTRIGGDLSSFMKGKTDPPKGIGKAKHFDVIIEFNRDFPGGGTAARQLLFEAFLMYLDRIGATDESNNLWRFGMSPPLGMPAVSEDSKLDLSLIFSNGSRIAAKSLWTDSYAFATLTREAIDRLSSWTMPKKDDDKNKGETKSGSKNKKTPLVYKIWCDHEIKRCVYESVRTIKCDAAHASFAASGKGIVWAVADTGIDGTHPHFKTLRTLDLPDGLFHRDFTADNPDPAVASAAALIDSAGHGTHVAGIIAGRTSVLDEPKTDAIKKICVNSEVRNEDGTKSTVKDTHDGVITGMAPHCKLLSLKVLANEKQGKLSNLLAAIGYVRRSNDYGRNIKIHGINLSLGYPFDPVWFAAGQSPLCVEVDRLVRSGVCVVVAAGNAGYGTVTQFSGAPERAAHSGTIMDPGNAALAITVGSTHRDMPHTYGVSYFSSKGPTADGRMKPDLVAPGERIISCARYNGAKSGEAPFREDTGTSMATPHVSGAIAAFLSVRREFLGQPERVKEIFVSAATDLKRRPEFQGAGLLDLMRTLQAV, translated from the coding sequence GTGGCGAGAGCGCAGCAGCCAGCACGGCCCCGGAGAAAATCCGAGGGCAATATTCAAGAAAACCTCGTCAAGACGCGGATCGGGGGCGATCTCTCTTCGTTCATGAAAGGCAAGACGGATCCCCCCAAGGGGATTGGCAAGGCGAAGCACTTCGATGTCATAATCGAATTCAACCGCGACTTTCCGGGCGGCGGCACGGCGGCGCGGCAACTCTTGTTCGAAGCATTCCTGATGTATCTCGACAGGATCGGGGCGACTGACGAGAGCAACAACCTGTGGCGTTTCGGCATGTCCCCGCCGCTCGGCATGCCTGCGGTCTCGGAAGACAGCAAACTGGACCTCTCGCTGATCTTTTCGAATGGCAGCAGGATTGCCGCCAAATCCCTCTGGACCGACAGCTACGCCTTCGCGACCCTGACCCGGGAAGCCATTGACCGGCTTTCGAGCTGGACAATGCCCAAAAAGGATGACGACAAGAATAAGGGTGAAACCAAAAGCGGCAGCAAGAATAAAAAGACACCACTCGTCTACAAGATCTGGTGCGATCACGAGATCAAACGCTGCGTCTACGAATCCGTCAGGACAATCAAATGCGATGCGGCGCATGCATCCTTCGCAGCCAGCGGAAAAGGCATTGTCTGGGCAGTGGCCGATACCGGCATTGACGGGACACATCCGCATTTCAAAACACTGAGAACGCTCGATCTGCCGGACGGCCTCTTTCATCGGGATTTCACGGCCGACAATCCGGACCCGGCCGTGGCGTCGGCTGCGGCGCTGATCGACAGTGCCGGCCATGGAACCCATGTTGCCGGCATCATAGCCGGCCGTACATCGGTGCTGGACGAACCGAAGACGGACGCGATCAAGAAGATCTGCGTGAATTCGGAGGTGCGCAACGAGGACGGGACCAAATCAACCGTCAAGGATACTCATGACGGCGTCATCACCGGCATGGCACCGCACTGCAAGCTGTTGAGCCTGAAAGTGCTGGCCAATGAGAAACAAGGCAAGCTCAGCAATCTGCTGGCTGCGATCGGCTATGTCCGGCGCTCGAACGACTACGGGCGCAACATCAAGATCCACGGCATCAATCTCAGCCTTGGCTATCCGTTCGATCCGGTCTGGTTCGCGGCAGGGCAAAGCCCGCTCTGCGTCGAGGTCGACAGGCTGGTGCGTTCGGGCGTCTGCGTCGTGGTCGCGGCCGGCAATGCCGGCTACGGTACGGTTACGCAATTCTCAGGCGCGCCGGAGCGCGCGGCCCATAGCGGCACGATCATGGATCCCGGCAACGCAGCGCTCGCCATCACTGTCGGCTCGACGCATCGCGATATGCCGCATACCTACGGCGTCTCCTATTTTTCCTCCAAGGGACCAACCGCGGATGGGCGCATGAAGCCAGATCTCGTCGCACCTGGCGAGCGCATCATCTCATGCGCGCGCTACAACGGTGCGAAGTCAGGCGAAGCGCCGTTCCGGGAGGATACCGGAACGAGCATGGCGACGCCGCATGTCTCCGGCGCGATCGCCGCGTTCCTCTCGGTTCGGCGTGAATTTCTCGGCCAGCCGGAACGTGTCAAAGAGATCTTCGTCAGTGCTGCGACCGATCTCAAGCGGCGGCCGGAGTTTCAGGGCGCCGGCTTGCTCGATCTGATGCGAACGCTACAGGCTGTGTAA
- a CDS encoding ABC transporter ATP-binding protein — protein sequence MNEAMPAAAPVLSLRNLSVDARTPEGRKPVLQDVSFELASGETLCIAGESGSGKSVTSLSIMGLLPKASLRVASGSIMLGERDLLTLSDRAMRSVRGGDIAMVFQEPMTSLNPVMSVGNQLTEAIRAHQGSDNAEAVALKMLDAVQITEPARRLKQYPHELSGGMRQRVMIAMALSCRPKVLIADEPTTALDVTVQAQILRLMRELKREFGASIILITHDMGVVAEMADRVVIMQNGRIVEQGTALAVFQRPKETYTQQLLAAVPRLGALAGTDRPPRITQRAVETLHPDRTPILNVRDLTVTYGNAASRFFKGKPPVAAVDGVSFDILPGETLGLVGESGSGKSTTGKAVLGLIPFKGNVLIDGRNIAGLSQREMRPVRRSAQMIFQDPYASLDPRMAVGKAIGEPMIIHGIGNHSERQDRVAELLRRVGLTPDAATRYPHEFSGGQRQRICIARALALEPKLIVADESVAALDVSVRARVLDLLLELQETMGLAYLFISHDMAVVERMSHNVAVMRAGRIIETGTRREIFENPRDDYTRALIAAVPIPDPEVYRVKGVHA from the coding sequence GTGAACGAAGCCATGCCCGCCGCAGCACCGGTGCTCAGCCTTCGCAATCTGAGCGTCGATGCCCGCACACCCGAAGGCCGCAAGCCGGTGCTCCAGGATGTCAGCTTCGAGCTTGCAAGCGGCGAAACGCTCTGCATCGCCGGTGAATCCGGCTCCGGCAAGTCGGTCACCTCGCTGTCGATCATGGGGCTCTTGCCGAAAGCCTCGCTGCGGGTCGCCTCCGGCAGCATCATGCTCGGCGAGCGCGACCTGCTCACGCTTTCCGACCGGGCGATGCGCAGCGTGCGCGGCGGCGATATCGCCATGGTGTTCCAGGAGCCGATGACCTCGCTGAACCCGGTCATGTCGGTCGGCAACCAGCTGACGGAAGCAATCCGCGCGCACCAGGGCAGCGACAATGCCGAGGCGGTGGCGCTGAAGATGCTCGATGCCGTGCAGATCACCGAGCCGGCCCGGCGGTTGAAGCAATATCCGCATGAGCTTTCCGGCGGCATGCGCCAGCGGGTGATGATCGCCATGGCGCTCTCCTGCCGGCCGAAGGTGCTGATTGCCGACGAGCCGACGACGGCACTCGACGTCACCGTACAGGCGCAGATCCTCAGGCTGATGCGCGAGTTGAAGCGCGAATTCGGCGCCTCGATCATCCTCATCACCCACGACATGGGCGTCGTCGCCGAAATGGCCGACCGTGTCGTCATCATGCAGAATGGCCGAATCGTCGAGCAGGGAACAGCGCTCGCCGTCTTCCAGCGGCCGAAGGAGACCTATACCCAGCAATTGCTTGCCGCCGTCCCGAGGCTCGGCGCACTTGCCGGCACCGACCGCCCGCCGCGCATCACCCAGCGCGCCGTCGAGACGCTACATCCGGACCGCACGCCGATCCTGAACGTGCGCGACCTCACCGTCACCTACGGCAATGCCGCAAGCCGGTTTTTCAAGGGCAAGCCGCCGGTCGCTGCCGTCGATGGCGTTTCCTTCGATATCCTGCCGGGTGAAACGCTCGGCCTCGTCGGCGAAAGCGGCTCCGGAAAATCGACGACGGGCAAGGCCGTGCTCGGCCTCATCCCCTTCAAGGGCAACGTCCTGATCGACGGCCGCAACATCGCCGGCCTCAGCCAGCGTGAGATGCGGCCCGTGCGCCGCTCAGCGCAGATGATCTTCCAGGATCCCTATGCCTCGCTCGACCCGCGCATGGCCGTCGGCAAGGCGATCGGCGAACCGATGATCATCCACGGTATCGGCAACCACAGCGAACGGCAGGACCGCGTCGCCGAACTGCTGCGCCGGGTCGGCCTGACGCCTGATGCGGCGACGCGCTATCCGCACGAGTTTTCAGGCGGCCAGCGCCAGCGCATCTGCATCGCCAGGGCGCTGGCGCTGGAGCCGAAGCTGATCGTCGCCGACGAAAGCGTCGCAGCGCTTGACGTCTCGGTGCGCGCCCGGGTGCTCGACCTGCTGCTCGAACTGCAGGAAACCATGGGGCTCGCCTATCTCTTCATCTCCCACGACATGGCCGTAGTCGAGCGCATGTCGCACAACGTCGCCGTCATGCGCGCCGGCCGCATTATCGAAACCGGCACGCGGCGGGAGATATTCGAGAACCCCAGGGATGACTACACCCGCGCGCTGATCGCCGCGGTCCCCATCCCCGATCCGGAGGTCTATCGGGTGAAAGGGGTTCATGCATGA
- a CDS encoding acetamidase/formamidase family protein, with the protein MCIACTHTIHRAQHNFGWNKDFTPAVVAKPGETIHFECMDSSGGQLGSDATLETLNALDFGKINPVSGPVYIEGAKPGDALKVTLRKFIPSGVGWTANIPGFGLLADQFKDPALHVWSYDANSMVPALYGPGGRVPLKPFAGTIGVAPAEPGTHSVVPPRRVGGNMDIRDLTAGVTLYLPVEVDGALFSIGDTHAAQGDGEVCGTAIESQMNVEATIELVKDAKLQTPRFTTTEPVTRHLDGAGYEVTTGIGPDLMTGARESVMRMIDLLGAEHGMSAVDAYLLCSVCGDLRISEIVDQPNWVVSFYFPRIVFA; encoded by the coding sequence ATGTGCATCGCCTGCACCCACACCATCCACCGCGCCCAGCATAATTTCGGCTGGAACAAGGATTTCACCCCCGCGGTCGTCGCCAAGCCCGGAGAGACGATCCACTTCGAATGCATGGATTCATCGGGTGGCCAGCTCGGAAGCGACGCGACCCTGGAAACGCTGAACGCGCTCGATTTCGGCAAGATCAACCCCGTCTCCGGCCCGGTCTATATCGAAGGCGCCAAACCTGGCGATGCGCTGAAGGTGACGCTGCGCAAGTTCATTCCCTCGGGCGTCGGCTGGACGGCCAATATTCCGGGCTTTGGCCTGCTTGCCGACCAGTTCAAGGATCCGGCGCTGCACGTCTGGTCCTATGACGCCAACAGCATGGTGCCCGCCCTTTACGGTCCGGGCGGCCGCGTGCCGCTGAAGCCCTTCGCCGGCACGATCGGCGTCGCACCCGCCGAGCCCGGCACCCACTCCGTCGTTCCGCCGCGCCGCGTCGGCGGCAACATGGACATCCGCGACCTGACGGCGGGAGTGACGCTCTACCTGCCCGTCGAGGTCGACGGCGCGCTGTTTTCGATCGGTGATACCCATGCCGCGCAGGGCGATGGCGAAGTTTGCGGCACGGCGATCGAAAGCCAGATGAACGTCGAAGCGACGATCGAGCTCGTCAAGGACGCCAAGCTGCAGACGCCGCGCTTCACCACGACCGAACCGGTGACTCGCCATCTCGACGGCGCCGGCTACGAGGTGACGACAGGCATCGGCCCTGATCTGATGACCGGGGCGCGCGAAAGCGTCATGCGCATGATCGATCTTCTCGGCGCCGAACACGGCATGAGCGCCGTCGATGCCTATCTGCTCTGCTCGGTCTGCGGCGATCTCCGGATCAGCGAAATCGTCGACCAGCCAAACTGGGTGGTTTCCTTCTATTTCCCGAGGATCGTGTTCGCGTGA
- a CDS encoding ABC transporter substrate-binding protein, whose protein sequence is MFKRWLQQTTMATMVALAPLSVMAQETPKQGGDIVVTYKDDITTLDPAIGYDWVNWSMIKSLYSRLMDYAPGTPNPVPSLAESFTVSPDGLTYTFKLHKGVKFSNGRELVASDVKYSIERAVDPKTQGPGAGFFGAIKGFEDETGGKTTTLSGIETPDDSTVIFNLSRPDATFLHVLAINFASVVPKEAVEAAAGDFGKKPVGSGTFILKDWTIGQQLVFERNKDYFVKGVPYIDSFKVEVGQEPLVALLRLQKGEVDIAGDGIPPAKFLEIKNSADGAQMIVDGEQLHTGYIRLNTKVKPFDNVKVRQALNMAINKERITRILNGRATPANQPLPPLMPGYDKSFTGYAYDVAKAKALLAEAGYPDGFETVLYSTNTDPQPRIAQAIQQDLAAVGVKAEVRALAQANVIAAGGTEGEAPMIWSGGMAWIADFPDPSNFYGPILGCAGAVPGGWNWSWYCNADLDKRAVAADSMSDPAKAAERTAAWGKIFTDIMADAPWIPVINERRVVAKSMRMGGADNIYIDPTRVINYDAIYVKQ, encoded by the coding sequence ATGTTCAAACGCTGGCTGCAACAGACGACCATGGCAACGATGGTGGCGCTCGCCCCATTATCCGTCATGGCGCAGGAAACGCCCAAGCAGGGCGGCGATATCGTCGTCACCTACAAGGACGACATCACCACGCTCGACCCGGCGATCGGCTACGACTGGGTCAACTGGTCGATGATCAAGAGCCTCTATTCCCGCCTGATGGACTATGCGCCCGGCACGCCGAACCCGGTTCCCTCGCTTGCCGAGAGCTTCACCGTTTCACCCGACGGCTTGACCTATACCTTCAAGCTGCACAAGGGCGTGAAGTTCTCCAACGGCCGCGAACTCGTCGCCTCCGACGTGAAATATTCGATCGAACGCGCCGTCGACCCGAAGACGCAGGGGCCCGGCGCCGGCTTCTTCGGCGCCATCAAGGGCTTCGAGGATGAAACCGGCGGCAAGACGACGACGCTCTCCGGCATCGAGACGCCTGACGACAGCACCGTCATCTTCAACCTCTCGCGCCCCGACGCCACCTTCCTGCACGTGCTCGCGATCAACTTCGCCTCGGTCGTGCCGAAGGAAGCCGTCGAGGCGGCCGCCGGCGACTTCGGCAAGAAGCCGGTCGGCTCCGGAACCTTCATCCTCAAGGACTGGACGATCGGCCAGCAGCTCGTTTTCGAGCGCAACAAGGATTATTTCGTCAAGGGCGTTCCCTATATCGACAGCTTCAAGGTCGAGGTCGGCCAGGAGCCGCTGGTGGCGCTCTTGCGCCTGCAGAAGGGCGAGGTCGATATCGCCGGCGACGGCATTCCGCCGGCGAAGTTCCTCGAAATCAAGAACTCGGCCGACGGCGCGCAGATGATTGTCGACGGCGAACAGTTGCACACCGGCTACATCAGGCTGAACACCAAGGTGAAACCATTCGACAACGTCAAGGTTCGCCAGGCGCTGAACATGGCGATCAACAAGGAGCGCATCACCCGCATCCTCAACGGCCGCGCAACGCCCGCCAATCAGCCGCTGCCGCCGCTGATGCCGGGCTACGACAAGTCCTTCACCGGCTATGCCTATGACGTGGCGAAAGCCAAGGCGCTGCTTGCCGAAGCCGGTTATCCCGACGGCTTCGAAACCGTGCTCTACTCCACCAACACCGACCCGCAGCCGCGTATCGCCCAGGCGATCCAGCAGGATCTGGCCGCCGTCGGCGTCAAGGCCGAAGTCCGGGCGCTCGCCCAGGCAAACGTCATCGCGGCCGGCGGCACGGAAGGCGAAGCGCCGATGATCTGGTCGGGCGGCATGGCCTGGATCGCCGACTTCCCGGATCCGTCCAACTTCTACGGCCCGATCCTCGGTTGCGCCGGCGCGGTCCCGGGCGGCTGGAACTGGTCATGGTATTGCAACGCCGACCTCGACAAGCGCGCCGTTGCCGCCGACTCGATGTCCGATCCGGCAAAGGCAGCCGAGCGCACCGCCGCCTGGGGCAAGATCTTCACCGATATCATGGCCGATGCGCCGTGGATTCCCGTCATCAACGAACGTCGCGTCGTCGCCAAGTCGATGCGCATGGGCGGTGCTGACAACATCTACATCGATCCGACCCGCGTCATCAATTACGACGCGATCTACGTGAAGCAGTAA
- a CDS encoding ABC transporter permease, translating to MASLMLRRLAQAALILLGVAAITFVLLYALPADPARMIAGRSATAQTVANIRHELGLDQPLLVQFGTYLGNLLHGNLGRSYAQKTDVWTLIAARLPATLTLMLAGIFVEVVLGLTLGTIAAVRRGGFVDRMVMMASFVGTSAPQFLVALLLLYLLAATLGWFPMSGYGSFSHLVLPAVTLGICGAGWYARMVRSSMIDVLNQDYVRTARAKGLSSKRVILRHALPNAVLPIIAMIGIDIGQFMGGVVVVEAVYGWPGIGQLAWQAIQQVDIPIIMGVTLTSALAIIIGNLLADLVAPVIDPRIRTR from the coding sequence ATGGCATCACTCATGCTCCGCCGGCTGGCGCAGGCGGCGCTCATCCTGCTCGGCGTCGCGGCGATCACCTTCGTGCTGCTCTACGCCCTTCCGGCCGATCCGGCCCGCATGATCGCCGGCCGCAGCGCCACCGCCCAGACGGTCGCCAACATCCGCCATGAGCTCGGCCTCGACCAGCCGCTGCTGGTCCAGTTCGGCACCTATCTCGGCAATCTGCTGCATGGCAATCTCGGCCGCTCCTATGCGCAGAAAACCGATGTCTGGACGCTGATTGCCGCGCGGCTGCCGGCGACGCTGACGTTGATGCTTGCCGGCATCTTCGTCGAGGTGGTGCTCGGCCTGACGCTCGGCACCATCGCTGCCGTGCGCCGCGGCGGCTTCGTCGACCGGATGGTGATGATGGCCTCCTTTGTCGGCACCTCCGCACCGCAATTTCTCGTCGCCCTGCTGCTGCTCTACCTGCTGGCGGCAACGCTCGGCTGGTTTCCGATGAGCGGCTACGGCAGCTTCTCGCATCTCGTCCTGCCGGCCGTAACGCTCGGCATCTGCGGCGCCGGCTGGTACGCCCGCATGGTGCGCTCGTCGATGATCGACGTGCTGAACCAGGATTATGTCCGCACGGCGCGCGCCAAGGGTCTTTCCTCGAAACGCGTCATTCTGCGGCATGCGCTGCCCAACGCCGTGCTGCCGATCATCGCCATGATCGGCATCGATATCGGCCAGTTCATGGGTGGCGTGGTCGTCGTCGAGGCGGTCTATGGCTGGCCCGGCATCGGCCAGCTCGCATGGCAGGCGATCCAGCAGGTCGACATCCCGATCATCATGGGCGTCACGCTGACCTCGGCGCTCGCCATCATCATCGGCAATCTGCTTGCCGACCTCGTCGCGCCGGTCATCGATCCGCGCATCCGCACACGCTGA
- a CDS encoding ABC transporter permease, translating to MHVLKQMIRQPTALFGLIVVTLVIGLAIAAPWIAPFSPDEQMFDGLSLEGAPLPPGGPYLLGTDTLGRDLFSRLLFGARTSLIIGLVANGIAVTIGLFVGIVAGYLRGLAGNILMRFTDLMMAFPALLLAIVLAALLKPSLWIVAMVIALVNWVQVARIVYTETRGLVERDFIMAERSLGAGHMRVLFMHILPHLMPTAIVWGTLGIATTVLLEATLSFLGVGVQPPQPSWGNIIFESQSYFQAAPWLVFIPGAIILLTALSFNLVGDALRDILDPTQRGRG from the coding sequence ATGCATGTGCTGAAACAGATGATCCGCCAGCCGACGGCCCTTTTCGGCCTCATCGTCGTCACGCTCGTCATCGGGCTCGCCATCGCAGCGCCGTGGATCGCGCCGTTCAGTCCTGACGAGCAGATGTTTGACGGCCTGTCGCTCGAAGGCGCGCCGCTGCCGCCGGGCGGTCCCTATCTGCTGGGCACCGACACGCTCGGCCGCGACCTCTTCTCGCGCCTGCTCTTCGGCGCCCGCACCTCGCTGATCATCGGCCTTGTCGCCAATGGCATCGCGGTGACGATCGGCCTCTTCGTCGGCATCGTCGCCGGTTATCTCCGCGGGCTGGCGGGCAACATCCTGATGCGCTTCACCGATCTGATGATGGCATTTCCGGCATTGCTTCTCGCCATCGTGCTCGCCGCATTGCTGAAGCCGAGCCTCTGGATCGTCGCCATGGTGATTGCGCTGGTCAACTGGGTGCAGGTCGCCCGCATCGTCTATACCGAAACTCGCGGCCTGGTGGAGCGGGATTTCATCATGGCCGAACGCTCGCTCGGCGCCGGCCACATGCGCGTGCTCTTCATGCATATCCTGCCGCACCTCATGCCGACGGCAATCGTCTGGGGAACTCTCGGCATCGCCACCACCGTGCTGCTCGAGGCGACACTTTCCTTTCTCGGCGTCGGCGTCCAGCCGCCGCAGCCCTCCTGGGGCAACATCATCTTCGAGAGTCAAAGCTATTTCCAGGCCGCCCCCTGGCTGGTCTTCATTCCCGGCGCGATCATCCTTCTGACGGCGCTTTCCTTCAATCTGGTCGGCGACGCGCTACGCGACATTCTCGACCCGACCCAGCGCGGGAGGGGCTGA
- a CDS encoding ANTAR domain-containing response regulator — MRETPNFTGWQAMVLHREDGNTEKLIRQLRLLGIHATLQWAPLSAAALLPDLVIVDADQGWDDLLPWHGETPACPVVALLGSEAPGRIAWALGQGAGAIIAKPIATSAVYPALVMAVSLHRERKATAEKLQYLEERVRLRPLVHAAVEKLQAAHGIDEESAYAILRNCAMRRRLPMEQISAFILAGAEPLPEAG, encoded by the coding sequence ATGAGAGAGACACCCAATTTCACCGGCTGGCAGGCGATGGTCCTGCATCGCGAGGACGGCAACACCGAAAAGCTGATCCGCCAGCTTCGCCTGCTCGGCATCCACGCAACGCTACAATGGGCGCCGCTCTCGGCCGCGGCACTACTGCCCGATCTCGTCATCGTCGATGCCGACCAGGGCTGGGACGATCTGCTGCCCTGGCACGGCGAAACGCCTGCCTGCCCCGTCGTTGCCTTGCTTGGTTCGGAAGCGCCCGGCCGCATCGCCTGGGCACTTGGACAGGGTGCCGGTGCGATCATCGCCAAGCCGATCGCCACATCGGCCGTTTATCCGGCGCTTGTCATGGCCGTCTCCCTTCATCGGGAGCGCAAGGCGACTGCGGAAAAACTGCAATATCTCGAAGAGCGCGTTCGGCTGCGGCCGCTCGTTCACGCCGCCGTCGAAAAGCTGCAGGCCGCACATGGCATCGACGAGGAGAGCGCTTACGCAATCCTGCGCAATTGCGCCATGCGCCGCCGCCTGCCGATGGAGCAGATATCAGCCTTCATCCTGGCGGGTGCCGAACCTCTGCCGGAGGCCGGCTGA
- a CDS encoding transporter substrate-binding protein yields MNDALKIGILFSTTGPYGSMGRDARDGADFAMAEYTGVEGVAIEPIFFDPHADLAAYLDGARHLLRAGCRHIVGTITSAARKEVIPLVEKHDGLLWYMCPYEGFEANENVIYVGGCPNQHLLPLFEHLIPRYGARPYLVGANYVWGWEMNRLARELITNAGGEVLGERYLPLEETAVERIVAEIAQRRPSFILNNLIGPSSYAFLEAIKALGDRDPAFRAENCPVVSCDLMECELDDIAAGAAAGQLCAASYFDSIATPENAAFKARVTERHGAERRVSSVFASAYTAVRLCVDAIVAAGGDEPDAVRRELHNRSWPTLFGALSIDRDTNHAALPFHLGRINADNGFDVVASRPPLAADPYLTGRNRLAFPRLRVVS; encoded by the coding sequence ATGAACGACGCGCTGAAAATCGGCATCCTCTTTTCGACCACCGGGCCCTACGGCTCGATGGGACGCGACGCGCGCGACGGCGCCGATTTCGCGATGGCCGAATATACCGGCGTCGAAGGGGTGGCGATTGAGCCCATCTTCTTCGATCCGCATGCCGATCTTGCCGCCTATCTCGATGGCGCGCGCCATCTTCTGCGCGCCGGCTGCCGCCATATCGTCGGTACGATCACCTCTGCGGCGCGCAAGGAAGTCATCCCGCTCGTCGAGAAACATGACGGCCTGCTCTGGTACATGTGCCCCTATGAAGGTTTCGAGGCCAACGAGAACGTCATCTATGTCGGCGGCTGCCCGAACCAGCATCTGCTGCCGCTTTTCGAGCACCTGATCCCGCGTTACGGCGCAAGGCCCTACCTCGTCGGCGCCAACTACGTCTGGGGCTGGGAGATGAACCGGCTCGCCCGCGAACTCATTACCAATGCCGGCGGCGAGGTGCTTGGCGAACGCTATCTTCCGCTCGAGGAGACAGCCGTCGAACGCATCGTCGCCGAGATCGCGCAGCGCCGCCCGAGCTTCATCCTCAACAATCTGATCGGCCCCTCGAGCTACGCCTTCCTGGAGGCGATCAAGGCCCTCGGTGATCGCGATCCGGCCTTCCGCGCGGAAAATTGCCCGGTAGTCAGCTGCGACCTGATGGAATGCGAACTCGACGATATCGCCGCCGGAGCTGCCGCCGGCCAGCTTTGCGCCGCTTCCTATTTCGATAGTATCGCGACCCCGGAAAATGCCGCCTTCAAGGCCCGTGTCACCGAGCGTCACGGCGCCGAGCGGCGTGTCTCCAGCGTCTTTGCCAGCGCCTATACGGCCGTCCGGCTCTGCGTCGACGCGATCGTCGCCGCCGGCGGTGACGAGCCCGACGCCGTCCGGCGCGAGCTCCACAATCGATCCTGGCCGACCCTGTTCGGCGCGCTTTCGATCGACCGCGATACCAATCATGCCGCCCTGCCCTTCCATCTCGGCCGGATCAACGCCGACAACGGCTTCGATGTCGTCGCCTCGCGGCCGCCGCTCGCCGCCGACCCCTATCTGACCGGCCGCAACCGCCTGGCCTTTCCACGGCTAAGGGTGGTGTCATGA
- a CDS encoding DUF1349 domain-containing protein produces MSIDFNDGKWLNEPSHWQATETGLTLTTDEKTDFWRETHYGFTRDSGHFLAFPTTDSFTAQIRVRGEFRTLYDQAGLMVRIDERRWVKTGVEFTDGEAYLSTVVTDGKSDWSVAQPFRELEDFRIRVTVANGAMRIQASRDGSFWPLLRLAPFPAADHYEVGPTACTPERSGLTVRFSEFSIGPAITTDLHDLS; encoded by the coding sequence ATGAGCATCGATTTCAACGACGGCAAATGGCTGAACGAGCCGTCACACTGGCAGGCGACCGAAACCGGCCTCACCCTGACCACCGATGAGAAGACCGATTTCTGGCGGGAGACCCATTACGGCTTCACCCGTGACAGCGGCCACTTCCTCGCCTTTCCCACCACCGACAGCTTCACCGCACAGATCCGCGTCCGGGGCGAATTCCGCACGCTCTACGACCAGGCCGGCCTGATGGTGCGCATCGACGAGAGACGCTGGGTGAAAACAGGCGTCGAGTTCACCGACGGCGAAGCCTACCTCAGCACCGTCGTCACCGACGGCAAGTCCGACTGGTCCGTCGCTCAGCCCTTCAGGGAATTGGAAGATTTCCGCATCCGCGTCACCGTCGCCAACGGCGCGATGCGCATCCAGGCTTCGCGCGATGGCAGCTTCTGGCCGCTGCTGCGGCTCGCCCCCTTCCCGGCTGCCGATCACTACGAGGTCGGACCCACGGCCTGCACGCCGGAGCGCAGCGGACTGACGGTCCGCTTTTCCGAATTCTCGATCGGCCCGGCGATTACCACCGATCTGCATGATTTGAGCTAG